The stretch of DNA CGGCAGCCGCCCGCATCTCGGCGTTGGGCTCCAGGGCAATCACCCTGGCCCCCAGATCCCCCAGCAGGCGGCTGGAGATGCCCGTGCCAGCACCAATGTCGGCTACCACCAGTTGGGCAGGCTCACTCAGGCCGAAGAGAATGGCGGCGATCGCCGCCCTGGGGTAACTGGACCGATAGCGGGCATAGTCCTGGGCCCGGTCAGAGAACCGCCCCAGGGGATCAAGGGTGTGAAGGGGTAAAGACTGGCTAGCCATGTCAACTCGCCACAAACGCCACGCCGACATCCTAGCGATTTTACCCAGGGGCAGCCAGGCTTTTTTCGTCTGGGCGCAGCAAAAAGGGCGCCCCTTAGGACGCCCTTTTTCACAGATACTGCTGAGCCAGAGGGTACAAAAACCCCAAAGCCTCCCGATCTAGTTCTCCAGAATGACCTTAGCCACCATACCGGCCCCACGGTGGGGAGCGCAGTAGTAGGTGTAGGTACCAGCGGGCATATCGCTGGTAAAGGTGGTGGAGTAGTTTTCGCCGGGGGCGAAGGTCAGCTGAGTGTGGGAAATGCTGTCGGCCAGGGACTTGTCGCCGGGGGTGTTTGCCGCATCAAACACGACATTGTGGGGGGCCATTTTGTTGTTAACCCAGGTCACCGTATCGCCGGGCTTGACGGTAATGGTGCTGGGTTCAAACACCAGCAGACCAGCATCAGACCCCATTTTAACGTCGTAGTTGGTGGCTGCAGCGGGGGCAGAAGCCAGGGTGAGGGTACCCACAACTAGCAGAGCAGACAGAATAACCAGGCCCAGACGCTGGGCGGCGCGAAATACACGTTGCATAACTACCTCTAAAGCTCGTATCTCCAGTTCAATCAAGGGCTGCCTAAACAGCCTTCCTAAGGCATATTACCTGCTTTGGGCGGTAACTTGGGGCTTTTGCCATGGCGTAATTGCCGCTGTGGGTACAGGATTGACCGAAACAGCCGCTGGTTCAGATGTAGCTCATCCAGCCCAGGCTCAGCCCCCAAGCCATCCAACCTTCCCTAGACCTGAGGAGCAGAGAAGCGAGTCTTACCAGCTCCCCACATGTCGCCAATGACCTTGGGCTGAAGCAAAATATGACCCGAGATGGCCACCAGATCTTCCTCAGTTAAACTACGCATTTTGGGGAAGATATCGGCGCTCTTTTTGCTGGGGTGGACCTGAGAAATGTCGGTTAGACCATCGTAGGTGGTCGGTTCTTTCAGGTAGTCCACCAGCGCATCAATGTTGTCGCGGGGGGGCAGGGCACCGGCTAGAGAGTCGGGATCGAGACCAACGGTGGGGTTGGTTTTGGTGATCCCCCCCACGTGGCAGGTGCCACAGGCGTAGTTAAACTGGCGACGGCCACGGGTGACCTGCTCCAGAGATAGCACCAGGGTATCTCCTTCGGGGTTGAGCAGCACGGTACGGGTGGCCTCATCTAGCTCAGCCGCGACAGCGTCTCCCATGACCAGGTGGCTGACAAAGAAGAGTGCGACCGCAACTAGCCAAATGCATCTCTTCAACATGGTTCTCCTCGAATGTATAGGGCTTGGGTATGAAATCAACACAGCGAATTTAATGGGGTTTTACCATCAAATCTTCTCGTAATGTCTATCATGCCACCGAAGGGGGCCATTCCCAAGGTTTCGCCGTTATAAATCGACCCCGATGTGGGTTGGGGCTACGGTTTCTAGGCCATTGCTCCAGGGGGCGTGGCCGTCGGGAGAGACGGAGGCGGCCACGGGCTGGTGCAGACGAATCAGCTGAGCGAGGGTCGCTTTGAGCTGGGTGCGCGGCACAATTAAATCGACAAAGCCGTGGTCGCGCAGGTACTCGGCGGTCTGAAAATCGTCGGGCAGTTTTTCCCGCAGGGTTTGCTCGACTACCCGGCGCCCGGCAAAGCCAATAGTGGCTTTGGGTTCCGCCACAATGATGTCGCCCAGCATGGCAAAACTGGCGGTAACGCCGCCCGTGGTGGGGTGGGTGAGCACCGGCATATAGAGTAGTTTGGCGGCCTGGTGCTGCTGCAAGGCTCCAGAGATTTTAGCCATCTGCATCAGGCTGAGCATGCCCTCCTGCATGCGGGCTCCGCCGGAGGCGCAGACGATGATTACGGGACGATTCGTGGCGGTGCCGCGCTCGATCAGGCGGGTGAGCTTTTCGCCCACCACCGAGCCCATGCTACCGCCCATGAAGCGAAAGTCCATCACGCCGAGGGCAACGGGCAGGCCGTCCAGCTCGCCCAGGCCGGTCTGTACCGCGTCGGTGAGCTTGGTCTTGGTCTGGGTGTCGCGCAGGCGATCGCCGTAGCCCTTGCGGTCTTTGAATTTCAGGGGATCTTCAGGCTGAATGTGGGTGTCCAGCGCCTGCCAGGTGTTGGCGTCGATAAGCTGTCGAATGCGCTCATCGCTGAAGATGCGGTGGTGGTGGCCGCACTCGCCGCAGACCCACTGGTTGGCCCGCAGATCTTTGGTGTAGGTGAGAACGTCGCAGTGCTCACACTTGGTCCACAGGCCGTCGGCAATTTCCCGCTCCTGGCGGTCTTCGCTGATGGGGCCTGACTTACGGCGATTGGCAAACCAGTCAAACAGAGACATGCGTGTGGGTTAGCTCAACGGCGATGAAACAACTGCCAAAAGTGTCCAATCTGAACACAACTCCCATCCTAGCGGGTTTGCGACCGCTGCGATAGATGGGCTGAGCCGGGGGGCAGGCAGTATCCCCGGACGGCATTCATCATAATCGCCCATGGCTGTCCACGGTGAGGGGGCAGGGCGGCACAATCATTTGGTGGTCATGACGTAGACCCCATTCCAGTCCTGGGGCGGCGGTTGCTGCTGATACTGCCGCGCCCGATTCAGGTGTACGGCGACGGCTTTGTCGTCGGGGCGCATCTGCTGGGCCTGCTCGAACAGACGCAGGGCCTCGTCAAAGCGCAGGCTGGTATAGGCGCTGCGGGCCCTGGCGTAGAGGTCTAAGAAGGCTTCGGTGCCGGGGCTGAGGGGAACGTCGCGCTTGTCGATCAGCTCGTAGAGGCCGACGGCCTGCTGTTTGCCCTTGACCTGGGTGCGGTCGAGCTCGCGCACCCAAATTTTGTCGGCGCAGAGGGCGTAGGTGTACTCGCTGAGGACGATATCGCAGCCGTATTCTTTGGTGACGCCCTCCAGGCGGGAGCTGAGGTTGACCCCGTCGCCAATCACGGTGTACTCCATTTTGCGCTGGGAGCCAATGTTGCCCGACACCACCTCGCCCGAGCTAATGCCGATGCCGATGCGGATTTCGGGCTGGCCCAGGGCGCCCCGCTCGGCGTTGAACTGGGCCAGCCGCCGCCGCATGTCGAGGGCGCTCTGCACCGCGGCCCAGGCGTGGTTGCTGAGGGGCAGCGGCGCTCCAAATACCGCCATCAGGGCGTCGCCAATGAACTTGTCGAGGGTGCCCTCGAAGTTAAACACCGACTCCACCATGGTTTCAAAGTAGGCGTTGAGCATTTCCACCACTTTGTCGGCTTCCAGGTCCTCGGTCAGGGTGGTGTAGCCGCGAATGTCGGAAAACAGCACGGTGACGTCTTTGCGCTCCCCCTTCATCAGCAGATCGTCGCCCAGGGCCATCACCTGCTCGGCCACGCCGGGGGTCATATAGCGGTAGAGGGTGCTCTTCATTCGCTTTTCCTGGCTGATGTCTTCCAGCACCAGCAGGCCCCCCAGCACGCCGCCCTCGGGGTTGTTGAGGGGGTTGACGGTGAGGTTGATGCTGCGCTCGATGCGCTGCACCAGGTTGGCGGGCACGGGCGGGGCGGTGGGATCGCCCCAGGGTCGGTAGATTTCGGGGGCGGCGGGATCGCTCAGGGCCAACTCAGAGACGGGGTCGAGGCCGGTGCCGGGGCCGGGGGCTACGGCCACCCGCAGGCTCTGCTCGGGGACGTAGTGGCGGGCGCCGTGCTGGAGGCTGTCTTCGAGGCGAAAGCGCAGGCTCTCGATTGGGATCGCGTCCCAAACGGGGCGGTGTAGCAGGGCCGACTGCCAGCGATCGCGGATGGTGCGGCCGTGGTCGCGCTCCTCGGGGCAGCCGAGCAGCTCCAGGGCGGCGTCGTTGATGGTGACAATCCGCCCCTCCATATCGGTGGAAATCACCGCATCGGAGAGGCTCTGCAGCATGTCTTTCTGGTACTGTTTCTCGACCAGCACGCTCTCAAACAGCTTGGCATTCTCCAGCGCTACCCCCGCCTGAATGTTGAAGGCCCGCATGAAGGCCTCATCGGAGCTGGTAAAGGTGCCCTGGGTCTTGTTGATCAGCTGGGTGACGGCGATCAGCTTGCCGCCTGAGTCGAACACGGGCATACAGAGGATGGTGCGGGTGGTGTAGCCGGTGCGCTTGTCGGCGTCGGGGTTAAAGCGGGGATCCTGGTAGGCATCGGGAATGTTCAGCACCTCGCCCGTGGTGGCCACATGGCCGACAATGCCGCTGGTGATGGGGCTGCGCAGCTCCACCAGCGATTTGCCGTCCCCCGACTTCACCTTGGACCACAGGTCGCCGCTCTCTTCATCGATCAGCCACAGGGTGCTGCGATCGGCCTGCATCAGCTGGCGGGCCTCTTCCATCACCGATTGCAGGGTTTTCTCCAGATCTAAGCTCTGCTCCAGGGAGGAGATTGCCTTTAGCAGGGCTGCTACACCCTTCTGGTTGCGGGCGGCCACATAAAAAGAGTTGCAGCTCTCCAGAATCACCCCCAGCGATTCGGCAAACTCCTTAAAGTGGCGCTCGTCCTGATCGTCGAAGGGGGTGTGGTTGAGCTTGTTGAGCAGCTGCACCACCGCCACAATGCTGTTGCTTTTTTTGCTCAGCACCGGCATGCAGAGAATGCTGCGGGTGCGATAGCCGTGCTTCTGGTCGTAGGTGCTGTCGAAGCGATCGTCGGCGTAGGCGTCGGGAATGTTCAGGGGCGTCAGGTTGGTGGCCACATAGCCCGAGATCCCCTTGCCCATGGGGACCCGAATTTCGAGCGATCGCTCCCCATCCCCCTGGGCAATTTTCGACCACAGCTCCTGCTTTTCGTGATCCACCATAAAAATAGTGGTGCGCTCGGCCTGGAGGATCTGGCCAATCTTGAGGGTAAAGGCCTCCAGAATTTGCTCCAGCATGATCTCCAACGACTCGTTGTTGATCATGTCGATGGCGCGCAAAAAATGCTCGAACTCTGCCGTGATCTGGTCCAGCAGATTGATGAACTGGGGCGTCGGCAGGTCGCGCACCCGGTTGGTGAGGGAACTGTGCTGGTTGACCAGAGACAGCGCGGTGATCATGCTGCGGTCGATCTGAGATGCCATAGGATCCCTACTCAAGCGTGGCAGATGGGAGTACAAGCAGTGGGCGCAGTCAGCCGCCTGGGTTGAGTTGAAGATCGCACAGGGGGGAGCCTTTCCCGTGTCGGCGGGTACAGGATCTGCAGCTGGAAGCCACACTTCCCCCTGCGTCATGACGTTGTTAAAGGTTACGAAGGAACCGACTCAGCGCCAATCCCCCTAACTACTCTAACCGTATCCTCCAGGGCTTAGGACAGAACGTTGCGATTTGCACAGAATGCTCAGCCCCTGGCTATGCCATAGCATACCCAGCCCTTCCCTAGGAATGCGCTTCGCTCAGCCCAGCTGAGCCAAACTCGGCCTCCAGAAAAGCAATGATTTCTCCCCAGGCGGCGTCGCTGGCGGCCGGATCGTAGCGGTAGCCATCGTCGCGCATGAAGGTATGGTTGGCCGAATAGATCAGCGTCTTAGGCTCAATGCCGGCGGTGGCCAGGGTCTTGAGCAGGGTGTCGCGCCCTTCGGCAGGCACGTGGGGATCCTGGTCGCCAAAAATAAATAGCAGCCGAGCCGAGATGTCGCCCAACCGCTCCAGGGTGTCGGCTTTGTCTCGCCCTAGCTTGCCGCTGTGAATGCCCGTCGGATAGCAACACACCGCTGCTTTTACCCCAGGGTTGAGAGCCGCACGACAGGCCAGATGACCTCCAATGCAAAAACCCAGGGTGGCAATTTGGCCGGGGGCGACGGTGGCATCGTTGTGTAGCCAGTCGAGGACGGCTGCGGCATCGGCGTCGTGGTGGGCAACTTCGGTGCGTCGGGCGGCATCGTTGCCCCGTAGGCGACCCACGTCGTTGGGTTCAATCACGGTGCCGGGGGGTTCCAGGCGGTGAAAGATCTCTGGGGCGACGACGACATAGCCGTAGCCCGCCAGGCGATCGGCCAGGCGCACCATGGGGCCACCCAGCTGGTAAATGTCGGAATAGAACAAAATGCCGGGATACTGACCGGGTACCGTCGGTTTGGCCATGTAGAGGCGCATTAGGCTGTCGTCTACGGTCAGACCCACGTCACGGCGCTGAATTTGCACAGGGTTACCTCCAGGGTTCGCCAGGGGGATTAGGTATCAGGTTTTGGGTTTGCGGTATCAGGTTCACGGTTCTAGGTTCGTGGTTTTGGGTTCGCGGTTTTGGGTTCGCGGTTACTGTGAAACCCAGAACCAGAGGCCTGAACCCTCACACCTCAATTGCTACAGCAATGCCGTACTGATAGTGCAGGATGATTGAATCGACAAGCGGTTACCTAAGACACAAGCGCTGGCTATGACACCCTTTTTTATCCCCGATACCGCCCTGCAGGCAACCCTGGATCAGGTGCTCGATCAGGTGCGGGTTGAGTTTGCCCTCACCCCGACGCAACTGGCGGTCACTTGGCTGTGGTACGACCCGCCCTACATCACCAATACCGGCGGTGCCCTGAGCGCCACCGACTTTTGGCAGCGTCCGCCGCGCGGAGCTAGCTACCGGGGCGTGGAGCTGATCTATCCGGCCAGCGTGGTGAAGCTGTTTTACCTGGTGGCGGCCCACGAATGGCTGGAGCAGGGCATGATCCCGCCGTCTGCCGAGCTGGATCGGGCGCTGCGGGACATGATTGTGGACTCCAGCAACGACGCCACCTCCCTGGTGGTCGATGTGCTCAGCGGCACCACCAGCGGCCCGGAGCTGCCCCCTGGTCCCTTCGAGACCTGGTGCCACCAGCGCAACATCGTCAATCGGTTTTTTCAGTCGCTTCAGTGGCCTGAGTTGAGCGGGGTCAACCTCAACCAGAAACCCTGGGGCGATGGTCCCTACGGACGGGAACGGGTTTTTGTGGGGGAGCACTACGACAATCGCAATCGACTCACCACCAACGCTGTGGCGCGACTGATCCACAGCATTGCCGGGGGGGTGGCGGTCTCGGCAGCGCGATCGCAGTCCATGCTGACCTTGATGCAGCGAACCGTGCCCTCGGGCCTTCCAGCCCCCGGCGAAGAAGACCAGGTGACCGGCTTTTTGGGGGCGGGGTTGCCGCCCGGCACCAGGCTGTACTCGAAGGCCGGCTACACCAGTCAGGTGCGCCACGATGCGATTTACTTTGAGCTGCCCACGGGGGCACCCGGTCTGCTGGTGGCCTTTACCAAAGGCCACCAGCAGAGTCAGAACCGCGATCTGCTGCCGCGCCTAGCCGACCTGATTGGGCAGGCCATGGTCAGTGCGGCCCCGCTGGCTTGAGCGGTGGGCATCGATGGCTTTCGCTGTTTCACACAGGCTACAGCCCCTGACGGGCTGCTGGAGTCGGGCCTGAAAACGCTGACAGGATCAAGCCGTTGATCAGCGTGGACGGCAGATCTTGAGGCGTTTGCGGCAAAATCTCTGGCTAAATTTTGAGTATGACCATTGATCCCCGTTTTGATCTGTCTTTGAGTAGAGTCGCATCTATCTTAGGTAGGTGCAAAATGTTGTCAACATAGCCTTGCCACTCGGTTGAAGATGGTACAATTCAGCCAATTTCAAAGATAAATGTGGTGTGAAGGCCCGTAGTCTGCGGAAAAGTTCAGTTTTGATTTTTCCTGCTTTGGCTCCGGTAAGCCGATTGTGAGATTGGTTGTTTCGAATGTAGCGATCGCTGGCATTTAGCCAACGTGACCAACTGTTAAAAATTTGAGGAGTGAACGAAATTATGGCGTATCTCAAGCAAGTTTCTCTGGTGCTTGGTCTGGCCGCCGCCGCTGGAATGGCAAGCCCTGCCCTGGCCCAAACCGAGTTGAGCAATCTAGAACTGACCGACAGCGTTTTGGCCGAGGTCGAAGTTTTGCCCGCTGCGATTGAGTCGGCGGCAGGCAACCCCGTAGAGGCCGCTGAGCCTGTGGAAACGGCCGAGGCTGAGGAAATTGATGCGATCGGAGTCGCCCAGGCGACGGCCAGCGAAGCGAGCCTGCTGGCCCTGCCCGAAGCCAATACGTTCTCTAGCAACGGTCTGTTTGACACCGCTGATATCGAGTCGGCGCTGATGGCTGCCACCATTGAGGCGGCTCCTGAAGCTACCAATTCCATTGACCTGGCTCAGGTGACTGCGCCTGGGGCGGTGGCGGTTAGCCCTGCTTACGTAGGGGTAGGTGGCAACATTGGTGTGGGCAACCGGGGCGATAGCGCTCTGTCCAGCTTTGGCTTCAACATCATCAGCAAAATTTCCCTCGGTCCTCGCTTCTCGGTGCGGGCTGGAGCGACCGCTACCAACGATCGCTGGGGCTTCACCATTCCCATTACCTACAACTTCAACCCCGGTACCTACGGCGGAGTTCTCGCTCAGCCCTACGTAGGGGCTGGGGTCGAAATTCCCACCAGTGGTGACATCGGGCTGTTGGTCAATGCCGGGGCCGACGTGCCCATCTCCCCCAACTTCACCCTCAACGGGGTCGCCAACTTCCGGCTGACCAGCGGCTTTGCCCTGGGCATTTCCCTTGGCGTGGGCTACAACTTCCCCTTCTTCTTTGACTAAGGCCTGAACGGGAAGCACCAGGGGCCGAGGTGGGCTAAAGCCCCACTGAGCCCCTAATCCAGCCGGGGAGTCGTGAGCGATCGCGGCTCCCCTGCTTTTTTCTATCCTGGGCTTTTGTCTGGGCACTCTGAGGGCTCAGGTTGAGGGTGCTGCGATGGCAGAAACAACAGTGGCCTGGGGTGAAGTGCTCCAGGCCTTTCAGCATATTTGGGGCTATAGCGATTTTCGTCCGCCTCAGGACGCGATCGTCAGGGCGCTATTGGAGCGTCGAGATCTGCTGGTGGTGCTGCCGACAGGTGGGGGCAAATCCATCTGCTTTCAGCTGCCAGCGCTGTTGCAGTCGGGCCTGACGCTGGTAGTGTCGCCCCTGGTGGCGCTGATGGAAAACCAGGTTCAGGACCTCCACGACAAAGCCCTGCCTGCGGCTACGCTGCACAGCCAACTGCTGCCGCCCCAGCGGCGCAAAATTCTCCAGGCGCTGGAGCAACAGGCCCTGCGACTGCTCTACCTGTCGCCCGAAACCCTGCTCAGTCCGCCGGTCTGGGAGCGTCTGTGTCAACCCAGCCTGTGCCTCAACGGCCTGATCCTGGATGAGGCCCACTGTCTGGTCCAGTGGGGCGAAACCTTTCGTCCGGCCTATCGCCGATTGGGGGCGGTACGGACGGCGCTGCTGGCCTGTCGCCCACCCGGAACCACGCTGCCGATTGCCGCCTTCACCGCCACCGCAGACCCCTCGGCCCAGAGCATTCTGAAGCAGGTTTTGCAGCTCCAGTCGCCCCAGGTGGTGCGGCTCACCCCCCACCGCGCTAATCTGAACCTGCGGGTCAGGGCGGTGGTGAGCGAGGGGCAGCGCAAAGGCACCCTGGGGCGATATTTGCAGCAGCATGCCGGCCAAGCCGGGCTGGTCTATGTGCGCACCCGCAGGGACAGCGAGGCGCTGGCCCTGCAGTTGGCCGATCGCTACCGGGTGGCCCCCTACCACGCCGGGTTGAGCAGCCGCGATCGCCGCCAGATCGAAGCCGACTGGATGGCCGACCGGCTCCAGTTCGTGGTGGCGACCAGTGCCTTCGGCATGGGCATTTCCAAATCGAATACCCGCTGGGTGGTGCACTACCAGGCCCCCTGCACCATTACCGAGTACGTGCAGGAGGTGGGGCGGGCGGGGCGTGACGGCAACCCCGCCGAGGCCCTGACCCTGGTGAGCGAGCCCACGGGCTGGCTGGAGCCGGGCGATCGCCAGCGGGCCAAATTTTTTGAGGCTCAGACCCAGGCGCTGCAGCAAAAGGCCCAGCGGCTGGTCAGCCAGATTCCGCCCCATGGCGATGTGCGGGAGATTAGCCAGCGGTTTGACCACGGGGCCATTTCGCTGTCGTGGCTGCACAGCGTGGGGCAGCTAGAGTGGGTCAGTCCCTTTCACTACCAGCTCACGCCCCAGGGGCGATCGCCCTCGAGGCTGCAGGTGTCTGCCAGCCAGCAGATGCACCAGTTTTTGCACAGCCGCCAGTGCCGCTGGCAGGGGCTACTGGTGGCCTTTGGGTTTCGCACGGAGGCGCAGCGGCTGGGTTCCTGCGGGCACTGCGATAACTGCCAGCGCGATCGCCCCCGCCGGGCGAACTAAGAGCCGCTTCTCAACGTCTTAACTCCCGGACCCTCAGCCCCCTGTTTGAGGGCCATGTTTCTGTCTTTGGGGTGCATTTTTCATCGGCAAAATTGAAATTTCAGCCGTTTACTCAGCCCACTTTTCTATGGTTTGGCCGACCTGAGGTATCGGATTTTTAAGTTTTGCGTTTGATTATTTCAGTCAACTCCCTTAGCATGGCGAGGATACCCATACGGTCTCTATGAATATTCTCCTGATCTATCCACGGTTTCCGAAAAGCTTTTGGTCGTTTGACAAAACTCTGGAACTGGTCGGTCTCAAGGCGCAGCTCCCCCCCCTGGGGCTGGTGACCGTAGCGGCTATCTTGCCCCAGAGCTGGAACTACAAGCTGGTAGACCGCAACGTGCGCGAGGTGCGCGAAGACGAATGGCGCTGGGCAGACATTGTGGTGATCTCGGCGATGATCGTTCACCGCACCGACTTTTTTGACGCCGTGCGCACCGCCAAGCGCTACGGCAAGCTGGTGGCGGTGGGCGGCCCCTACCCCACCTCTATGCCCCAGGAGTCAGAGGAGGCCGGGGCCGATTTCTTGATTCTCGACGAAGGGGAAATCACCCTGCCCATGTTTGTGGAGGCGGTGGAACGGGGTGACCAGGGCGGCACCTTCCGCTCCGGCGGCGAAAAGCCCGATGTCACCAGCACTCCCATCCCTCGCTACGACCTGCTGGAGATGGACGCCTACGCCGAAATGTCGGTGCAGTTTTCCCGCGGCTGCCCGTTTCAGTGCGAGTTTTGCGACATCATCGTGCTCTACGGCCGCAAGCCCCGCACCAAGTCCCCCGAACAGCTATTGGCCGAACTCCAGTCCCTCTACGACCTGGGTTGGCGGCGCAGCATCTTCATGGTCGATGACAACTTCATCGGCAACAAGCGCAACGTCAAGCTGTTGCTCAAGGCGATGAAACCCTGGATGGAGGAGCACGGCTATCCCTTCTCCTTTGCCACTGAGGCATCAGTAGACCTGGCCCAGGATCCAGAACTGATGCAGATGATGGTGGACTGCAACTTCGGCACCGTCTTTTTGGGCATTGAGACTCCCGACGACGACAGCCTGACCTTGACCAAAAAATTCCAGAATACGCGCGATCCCCTCTCGGAGTCGGTGATTTCTATCGCCCAGGCGGGACTGCGGGTGATGGCGGGGCTGATCGTCGGCTTCGACGGCGAAAAGACTGGGGCCGGTCGGCGAATCTACGAATTTGTCGAGCAGACCGCCATTCCCACCGCCCTGGTGAGTATGCTGCAAGCCCTGCCCGACACCGCCCTCTGGCACCGCCTCGAGAAAGAGGGCCGCCTGCTGGGCAAGAGCGCCGACATCAACCAGACCACCCTGATGAACTTTGTGCCCACCCGGCCCATCGAAGAAATCACCGAAGAATACATTCAGGTGTTCTGGGATCTCTACGACCCGCTGACGGTGCTCAACCGCACCTTCCGCCACTTTCTCATGCTGGGGGAGGCCCAGAAGCGCAACTACAAAAACCGCACCACCTCAGCGGGGGCTCCCGATATTAACTGGGTGACCATTCGCGCCTTCCTGATTGTGGTGTGGCGCCAGGGCCTTTTGCGTAAAACTCGCCTGCGCTTCTGGAGCAACCTGGCCGTCATGCTGTGGCGCTACCCGGCCGTGGCGGCCAACTACGTGTCGGTGTGCGCCCAGGCCGAGCACTTCCTCGACTTCCGCCAGATCGTGCGGCAGAACATTGAAGCGCAGCTGGCGGCCTACCTGGAGGCGAAAAAGGCCACCGATCAGGCCACCGCCGCCGAATCCGTGGCGGTATCCGTGAGCTAGGTTTAGCTTGTGACCTGGCAAACCATGACAAGATGGTCGAGGACTTCAGGTGCCTCGGCCATCTTTTTGCTTGCACAAAACCTGGCACCAGCTTGAGGAATAAAAACTCGCTGCCGTTTAGGACTGCGCCAAAGGCGGGTCTATCGGCATTTGGACTAGCCAGCATGTAAGCCAATGCCTGGGGAGTGGATAACGGATTTAGCGATCGCCCCTTTCCCCCAGCGCGGCCTCTAGCAGGCAGGAGTGTCGCCACTGTCGGTAGGCCCGCTGGTAGTCGGCCCAGGCTTTGAGCTGGCCGTCGGGGCCTTCGTAGCGGTGCTTAAACTGCTCCCAGCAGACTTTTTCTTCCATGGGGGGCCTCGCCGCTATTCAAAACAACTTGGATTGGATCCTAAATTGATAATGCCAGAGCCATCGCCGCCCTAGGGCAATCCGCAACACATCTTGAGCTTCTGGGGACGGATCGGGGGTGGGGCGATAAGATGTGGGGGCGATCGCTCTCCCAGATGTAGCGCTAAATCTGACAAAAAAAAGTTTTTCAGACGCTAGATCTGAAAATAATCCGTTATGATAATCGACCATTGGGGCGATCCGCTGAAGCTGGGCTAGGATTTTGCCGATTCATGCGGTTTCCTGGTGCCCAGGCTGGGCGATAACGCAACGATTTGAATTGCAGTGTTTGACAATGCGCTGTTTGGTAACGCACTCAACCTACGTCCTCTCTTGCTAGCAAAAGGCTGATCCCATGGTTCAAGAACTTCCCCGTACCCGGCAGCAGGGGCCATTCCCTGAGGCAGCTCCAGCGGCGTTTCCCGTGTTTTACCGCACCTACAGCCGCCGGGGCGAGGTGGTGGAGGGACAGCGGGAGACCTGGGATCAGGTGTGCGATCGCACCCTGGCAGGCCTGGTCGAACTCGGCAACCTCACCGCCGACGAGGTCGAGCTGCTGGGCCGCATGCAGCGCCAGGTGAAGGCCCTGCCCTCCGGTCGCTGGCTGTGGGTGGGCGGCACCGCCTGGAGCAAACAGCCGGAGAATTTCTCTGGAGCCTACAACTGCACCAGCACCAACGTGGTGGACTGGCGCGCCTTCGGCCTGATGATGGACTTGGCGATGATGGGCTGCGGCACCGGGGCGATTCTAGAACCCAAGTACATCAGCCAGATTCCCGCCATCCGCAACCGCATCACCGTTACCATGGCAGGCGACATTGGCGAGACTCCGGTGGCTGAGCGGCAGGAAAAAACCGACGTCACCGTTGAGGGCAACCAGATCACCATCCGCGTCGGTGACAGTCGCCAGGGCTGGGTCAAGTCCTACGAAACCCTGCTGGAGCTATCCACCGACCAGCGGTTTAGCGGCGAAGTGAACGTCACTATCGACCTGCGCGACGTGCGCCCCGCCGGAGAAAAGCTCAAGGGCTTTGGCGGCGTGGCCAACCCCATTCGCCTGTCGCTGCTCTACGATCGCTGCGCCAACATCCTCAACAAAGCTCTGGGTCGCCAGCTCAACTCCGTCGAGTGCTGCCTGCTGATCGACGAAGCCGCCGCCTGCGTGGTGGCTGGCAACATTCGCCGTAGTGCGGGCATGCGCCAGTTCGACAGCGCCGACGAACTGGCCGCCAGCGCCAAGG from Leptolyngbya sp. KIOST-1 encodes:
- the accD gene encoding acetyl-CoA carboxylase, carboxyltransferase subunit beta, yielding MSLFDWFANRRKSGPISEDRQEREIADGLWTKCEHCDVLTYTKDLRANQWVCGECGHHHRIFSDERIRQLIDANTWQALDTHIQPEDPLKFKDRKGYGDRLRDTQTKTKLTDAVQTGLGELDGLPVALGVMDFRFMGGSMGSVVGEKLTRLIERGTATNRPVIIVCASGGARMQEGMLSLMQMAKISGALQQHQAAKLLYMPVLTHPTTGGVTASFAMLGDIIVAEPKATIGFAGRRVVEQTLREKLPDDFQTAEYLRDHGFVDLIVPRTQLKATLAQLIRLHQPVAASVSPDGHAPWSNGLETVAPTHIGVDL
- the psbV gene encoding photosystem II cytochrome c-550, which codes for MLKRCIWLVAVALFFVSHLVMGDAVAAELDEATRTVLLNPEGDTLVLSLEQVTRGRRQFNYACGTCHVGGITKTNPTVGLDPDSLAGALPPRDNIDALVDYLKEPTTYDGLTDISQVHPSKKSADIFPKMRSLTEEDLVAISGHILLQPKVIGDMWGAGKTRFSAPQV
- a CDS encoding GAF domain-containing protein, giving the protein MASQIDRSMITALSLVNQHSSLTNRVRDLPTPQFINLLDQITAEFEHFLRAIDMINNESLEIMLEQILEAFTLKIGQILQAERTTIFMVDHEKQELWSKIAQGDGERSLEIRVPMGKGISGYVATNLTPLNIPDAYADDRFDSTYDQKHGYRTRSILCMPVLSKKSNSIVAVVQLLNKLNHTPFDDQDERHFKEFAESLGVILESCNSFYVAARNQKGVAALLKAISSLEQSLDLEKTLQSVMEEARQLMQADRSTLWLIDEESGDLWSKVKSGDGKSLVELRSPITSGIVGHVATTGEVLNIPDAYQDPRFNPDADKRTGYTTRTILCMPVFDSGGKLIAVTQLINKTQGTFTSSDEAFMRAFNIQAGVALENAKLFESVLVEKQYQKDMLQSLSDAVISTDMEGRIVTINDAALELLGCPEERDHGRTIRDRWQSALLHRPVWDAIPIESLRFRLEDSLQHGARHYVPEQSLRVAVAPGPGTGLDPVSELALSDPAAPEIYRPWGDPTAPPVPANLVQRIERSINLTVNPLNNPEGGVLGGLLVLEDISQEKRMKSTLYRYMTPGVAEQVMALGDDLLMKGERKDVTVLFSDIRGYTTLTEDLEADKVVEMLNAYFETMVESVFNFEGTLDKFIGDALMAVFGAPLPLSNHAWAAVQSALDMRRRLAQFNAERGALGQPEIRIGIGISSGEVVSGNIGSQRKMEYTVIGDGVNLSSRLEGVTKEYGCDIVLSEYTYALCADKIWVRELDRTQVKGKQQAVGLYELIDKRDVPLSPGTEAFLDLYARARSAYTSLRFDEALRLFEQAQQMRPDDKAVAVHLNRARQYQQQPPPQDWNGVYVMTTK
- a CDS encoding dienelactone hydrolase family protein, which translates into the protein MQIQRRDVGLTVDDSLMRLYMAKPTVPGQYPGILFYSDIYQLGGPMVRLADRLAGYGYVVVAPEIFHRLEPPGTVIEPNDVGRLRGNDAARRTEVAHHDADAAAVLDWLHNDATVAPGQIATLGFCIGGHLACRAALNPGVKAAVCCYPTGIHSGKLGRDKADTLERLGDISARLLFIFGDQDPHVPAEGRDTLLKTLATAGIEPKTLIYSANHTFMRDDGYRYDPAASDAAWGEIIAFLEAEFGSAGLSEAHS
- the petE gene encoding plastocyanin; amino-acid sequence: MQRVFRAAQRLGLVILSALLVVGTLTLASAPAAATNYDVKMGSDAGLLVFEPSTITVKPGDTVTWVNNKMAPHNVVFDAANTPGDKSLADSISHTQLTFAPGENYSTTFTSDMPAGTYTYYCAPHRGAGMVAKVILEN